The region TCTCTCTTTAGGTGCCCTCCTTGGAACGGTTGCCCTCCTGACCAAGCAGGAGTTTGTTCTGGCCATTGCGGGAGGCATTTTCGTTGTGGAGACCATGTCGGTTATTATTCAGCGGTTCGTTTTTAAGCTCACGAAGCGCCTCTACGGTGAAGGGAAGAGGGTCTTTAAGATGGCTCCGCTTCACCATCACTTTGAGAAGAAGGGGTGGAAGGAGCCGAAGATTACTGTTAGGTTCTGGATAGTCTCAATTATCCTCGCCCTTGTCTCCCTGAGTCTGCTGAAAATCAGGTAGGGCCACTCCTGCGGCTTTGAGTATTTCCAGGACCTTTTTATCCTTCAGCCTACAGGGAGATTTTACGTTGAACTTGTCGGTTTTCTCTATTATCCCCATCTCCCTCAGGATTGTTGCGTGTTGAGAGAGCAGCGGTTGGGGAACTCCCAGCTCTTCTCTTATCTCCTTGGGTCTTTTGGGGCCTTCGGCAAGAGAGACGATGATGCCTATCCTTATGGGGTTTGAGAGGACTTCGAAGAGTTTGGCCACCTGGCCGTATTTTTTATACTTTTTCCCGCAGGAGTCAGGCATAGACACCTCCCCTCGTTCTAACTCTGCTATTTTAGCACAAGGGAGCAGTTATGTTTAAAAGGCTTCGCGAGGATATTAAAACGGTTTTTGAAAGGGACCCGGCCGCACGGAGCGTTTTGGAGGTGCTGCTGTGTTACCCGGGACTCCACGCAATCTGGCTCCACAGGGTTGCCCACTGGCTCTGGTGTAGGGATTTGAAGCTCCTTGCGAGGCTTGTTTCCCACTTCTCCCGGTGGCTTACCGGTATAGAGATTCACCCCGGCGCCAAGATAGGCAGGCGCTTCTTTATAGACCACGGTATGGGAGTTGTTATAGGCGAAACAACCGAGATAGGCGACGACGTTACCCTGTACCACCAGGTAACCCTGGGGGGAACGAGTACCAAGAAGGGGAAGAGGCATCCCACCGTTGGTAACAATGTTGTTATAGGGGCGGGGGCCAAGGTTCTCGGACCTGTTAAAATTGGCGATAACTGTAAAATCGGGGCCAATTCAGTGGTTGTGAAAGACGTTCCTCCCAACTCTACCGTTGTGGGAATTCCGGGGAAAGTTGTAAAGCGGGAGGGGATTAAGCCCACAAAAGTTGACCTTGAGCACGGGAAGCTCCCCGACCCGGTTATGGAGACCCTTAAGGAGATGCTCAACCTCATTCACGACCTTGAGCTTGAGGTTAAAACTTTAAAGAAAGAGATGAAGAAGTGAGAAGGCTCATCCCTTTTTTGCTCTTCCTTCTGTTTGCGGCGGGGGCTTTGGGAGCTCAGTTGAAGCTCCCCCCTCCGGGAAGCAGGGTTTACACCGTTCAAGTTGGCTCTTTCCTGAAGAAGGAGGAGGCCCTTTGGGTTTTTGAAAAGGTTAAAGACCTTCCCGGGGCCAGGATTGTTTTGAGGGGAGGGCGGTATAAGGTAAGGGTGGGCTTCTTTAGTTCCTACAAGAAGGCCCTTGAGTTCTGCCGCTCCGCCCACATTCCCCAAAGGGTGGACAGCTACTACGTGACCCTTGTGCGGTTTTACCCGAAGGGGATTGTAGAGCTGGCAGGTGAGCCTCCGAAAAAAGAGGTAAAAACCGTAAACGCTACAGAGCTTCGCCCTTCGGTTAAACTTGTCACTTTTATACCCTTAAACGAGAAGGCTTCTAAAGGTTCTGAAGCTAAACCGAAAACTTCTGAAACTTCCAAACCTCCGCAGGTAAACGGAACCGCCCGGGTTGAAACCCCCGAACCTTCCGCTCCTAAAAGCCTTCCCTCCGGGAAAACCCCGGAGCGGGAGGGGAGCTTTCACCTTCCTGCAAGGAAGCTCCTTTACGGCTTTGGAGCCCTGTTGGCCTTGGGAGTTGCGGTTCTCTTCCTGCGCAGGCGTTCCCTGAGAAGCTCTACGCCTCAAGCGGTTGTTGCCAAGCTCCTTGCCGACGGTAAGTTCGAAGAGCTCATAGAGTTTGCCCTTCCCTACCTTGAAGAGAACCCGAAAGACACCTTTGTTAAGAAGGCCCTTGCGGAGAGTTACGAGAAGCTCGGCAGGTTCTTAGAGGCTGCGGCCGTTTACGAGGAGATATCTAAGGATTTGGAGGAAAAGGGGCTCAACATCCTTGCAGAAGGTTTCAGGAAGAGAGCAGAGGAGCTCTACGCCGCCGAGTTTAAAAAGGGGGGATAACCCCCCTTCGGTTACTTGAGCTCCTTCTTCTGCTGTTTGAGGAAGGGCATCATCTCCCTGAGCTTCTTGCCAACCTTCTCTATCGGGTGCTCGGCCTCTATCTTCCTGTAGGCGTTGAGAACCGGGTAGTTTGCCTGGGCCTCGAGGACAAACTCCCTTGCGAACTCTCCGGTCTGAATCTCTTTGAGGATTTTCTTCATGTTCTCCTTAACGTGCTCGTCTATTACCCTCGGGCCGCGGGTGTAGTCTCCGTACTCAGCAGTGTCGGAGATGGAGTAGCGCATGCCGGCAAGGCCGTGCTGGTACATGAGGTCCACTATGAGTTTCAGCTCGTGGAGGCACTCAAAGTAGGCAACTTCGGGCTGGTAGCCGGCCTCTACAAGGGTCTCGAAGCCTGCCTTTACAAGGGCGGAGGCTCCGCCGCACAGAACGGCCTGCTCTCCGAAGAGGTCGGTTTCGGTCTCCTCTTTAAAGGTTGTCTCTATCACGCCAGCCCTTGTTGCGCCGATGCCTTTGGCGTAGGCGAGGGCAATCTCCTTTGCTTTACCGGTTGCGTCCTGGTGAACCGCAACAAGGGCCGGAACTCCCGCTCCCTCAAGGTAGGTCCAGCGAACCAGGTGTCCGGGGCCTTTGGGAGCCACCATAAACACGTCTACATCTTCCGGGGGAACAATCTGGTTAAAGTGGATGTTAAAGCCGTGGGCAAAGGCAAGTGCCTTACCGGGCTCAAGGTTGGGCTTAACCGCTTCCTCGTAAACCTTCTTCTGAACCGGGTCGGGGAGGAGGAACATGATAACGTCGGCCCTCTTTGCCGCCTCCTCGGGGGTTAAAACCTCGAACCCGTCCTTCTTGGCCTTCTCTGCAGACTTCCCGGGCCTTAAGCCGATTACAACGTTTACGCCGCTGTCCCTGAGGTTTAAAGCGTGGGCGTGGCCCTGGCTACCGTAGCCCAGGATGGCCACCGTTTTGCCGTTTAAGTATTCGAGGCTTGCGTCCTCGTCGTAGTAGATTTTTGCCATATTTGAACCTCCTTTTAAGTTTTAGTCTCCGAATGTGTCGCCCTGAAGGGCTCTAACCATTGCAACCCTTCCGGTTCTTGCCATCTCCCTGATGCCTAAGGGCTTTATGAGCTGGAGGAAGGCGTCTACTTGGTCTTCGTCTCCGGTGAGCTCAACTGTGTAGGTGTCGTGGGAAACGTCGACGATTTGGGCCCCGAATATCTCCACCAGCCTTTTTATCTCCTCCTTTTTCTCGCTCTTTTCGGCGTTTACCCTTACTATCAGAAGCTCTCTATCGAGCTTCTTCTTATCTGTAAGGTCTCTCACCTTGAATACGTCTATTATCCGCCTGAGCTGCTTGACTATCTGCTCTATCGTGTGCTCATCTCCCTTTGCAACCATCGTAATACGGGAGATTGTAGGGTCCTCGGTCTGCCCTACGTTCAAGCTCTCTATGTTGTAGCCCCTGGAGCTGAAGAGCTCTATTATCCGGGCGAGGGCTCCGGGCTGGTTCTCAACCAAAACGCTTATAACGTGCTTGCGCTCCTCTTTCCTGTCCATGGCTTCCCCTTAAACCGCTTTCTTGGCTTTCTTCTTGCCGTAGTCGGGTAGTATCATCTCGTGGAGTGCTCCGCCGGGCGGAACCATCGGGAAGACGTCCTCTTCCCTGTCTACTATAAAGTCTATAACTACCGGGCGGTCGTTTATCGCCATGGCCTCTTTTAGAACCTCTTCAACCTCCTGGGGCCTTTCGGCACGCAGGCCAACGGCGCCCATTGCCTCAACGAGCCTCACAAAGTCGGGCTGGACGTCTAAGTGAACCTGGGAGTAGTTCCTGTCGTAGAAGATTCCCTGCCACTGGCGGACCATTCCGAGGAAGCTGTTGTTTATTATGGCAACCTTTATCGGGATGTTGTAGTGGACGGCGGTTACAACCTCCTGCATGTTCATCTGGAATGAGCCGTCTCCCGAGATGCAGAAAACGGTTTTGTCGGGCCTTCCCACCTTTGCCCCAACGGCTGCCGGAAGACCGAATCCCATAGTTCCCAAACCACCGGAGGTTACAAGCTGCCTGGGGAAGCGGAACTTGTAGAACTGGGCCGTCCACATCTGGTGCTGGCCCACGTCGGTTGTGATTATCGCCTCTCCCTTTGTGACTTCCCAGATTTTCTCGATTACAAACTGGGGCTTGATAACCCTGTCGCTCGGCTCGTACCACAGGGGGTAGCGCTCTGCCCAGCTGCGAACCTTAACTATCCACTTCTCCCTAACTCCGTAAAACTCCCTGTTTTTGGCAACCTGCTTTTCAACTTCCGGAAGGAGCTCTTCCAGAACCAGTTTGGCATCGCCTACTATCGGAATGTCTACAGCCCTGTTCTTGCCTATCTCGGCGCTGTCTATGTCTATGTGGATAACCTTTGCGTTGGGTGCAAACTCCGAGAGCTTCCCGGTAACCCTGTCGTCGAAGCGTGCCCCCACCGCTATGAGCAGGTCGCACTCCTGAACGGCCATGTTGGCGGCGTACGTACCGTGCATGCCCAGCATGCCGAGGAAGAACGGGTGGTCGCCGGGGACTGCGGTGAGGCCCATGAGGGTGGCAACCATCGGGATGTTGGCCACTTCCGCCAGCTTTACAACGAGGTCTGCCGCCCCCGACGAGACGGTACCTCCCCCAATGTAGAGAACCGGCCTTTCGGCGGAGGCTATGGCTTTAGCCGCCCGCTTTATCTGGCCCGGGTGGCCTTTAAGGACCGGCTTGTAACTCCTTATCTGAACAGGGCTTTTGTACTCCTCTTCGAAGAAGTCTGCAAGCTCCCTCGTTACGTCTTTGGGAAGGTCTACGAGAACAACGCCGGGTCTTCCGGTTCTGGCTATGTAAAAGGCCTTCTTAACGGTATCGGCAAGCTCTTTAACATCTTTTACGAGAAAGTTATGCTTCGTTATCGGCCTGGTTATGCCAACCGTGTCAACTTCCTGGAATGCGTCGTTGCCTATCATGTAGGTGGGAACGTTCCCTGTAAAGGCTACAACCGGAACCGAGTCTATTTGAGCTGTTGCAAGCCCGGTTACGAGGTTTGTTGCCCCCGGGCCGCTTGTGGCAAAGCAGACGCCCACTTTACCGGTTACCCTTGCGTAACCGTCTGCTGCGTGGGCGGCTCCCTGTTCGTGGCGGGTTAGGTAGTGTTTTATCGGCGAGAAGGGGAGCCTGTCGTATATGTCTAATACGGCTCCTCCCGGGTATCCGAATATCTTCTCAACGCCTTCAAGCTCTAAGGCCCTTAAAAGGATTTCTGCTCCGGAGAGCTTCATAGCCTTCCTCCTGAATCGTGTAATTGGGAATGATAGCAAATAGCCAAAGGCACTACTATATTTTGAGCAGCTTACAAGGAGGAGGCCGTGAGAGTTTTCGACCTTCCCTTTGCAGACCCGTTTAAGGTGTTCCTCTGGCTGAAGGAGAGGGGATACCCCGTTAGGCTGTTCCTCGATTCGGCTCAGGTTAACCCCAAAACTGGGCGTTACTCCTTTATCTGTTTAGAGTGTGAGGAGGAGCTGCGCCTTGCCGGTGACCCTGCCGCCTTTGAGAAGCTCAACCGCCTCTTTTTCGCCCTGAAGGAGCGTTACTCCGCAGGTGACTTACCTTTCGGGCTTTTCGGTTACGTAACCTACGACGCAAACCGCTTCATAGAGGAGCTTCCCACCCCCTTCGTTAACGACATCGGCATGCCCGAGCTCCACTTCATACTCCCCAAGCAGCTCCTCATCTTCGACAACGTTAAGAGGAAACTCTACGGCGTTTCCCTTGAAGGGCCTCTGCCGGAGCTGAAAGAGCTCCCCGACTACTGCGGCAGTTACTCGTCGCGCCTTTTGGGCTTTAACATGGACAGGGAGTACTTCTACTGGGCGGTGAACCGCATAAAGGAGTTTATAGCCGCAGGAGACACCTTCCAGGTGAACTTCTCTCAGCGGATAGACCTCCTCTTTGAAGGCGACCCCGTGGCCCTTTACAGCCGTTTAAGGAGCATAAACCCCTCTCCCTTTGCCTTCTACTTTGAGCTCGGCGGGTTTACTGCCGTCTCCTGCTCCCCCGAGCGCCTCCTTAAGCTGGAGGGGCGCCTCGCCCAAACCAGGCCAATAGCCGGCACCAGGCGGCGGGGCAGAACGGAAGAGGAGGACAGGGCCCTTGAGCGGGAGCTGTTTCTCTCGGAAAAGGAGCGGGCCGAACACGTTATGCTTGTAGACCTTGAGCGTAACGACCTCGGGAGGGTCTGCCGTTACGGAACCGTTGAGGTAGATGAGCTTATGGTTCCCGAGCGCTACTCCCACGTGACCCACATAGTATCAAACGTTCGCGGAATCCTGAGGGAGGACGTTTCGCCGATTGAGGCCCTTGTTGCTCTTTTCCCCGGAGGAACCATAACGGGGGCTCCCAAGATTAGAACGATGGAGATAATAGCCCAGCTTGAGCCCACCTGGCGGAACCTCTACACCGGCTCTGTGGGCTACTTGGGGTTCAACGGTGAGGCCGATTTCAACATAGTGATAAGAACCCTGATTCTGAAGGGGAACAGGGCTTACCTTCAGGTGGGTGCGGGGATTGTTGCAGACTCTCGGCCGGAGAGGGAGTATAGGGAAACCCTCCACAAGGGGAGGGCCCTTCTGGAGTCTTTGGGGGTTGAGCTGTAGTTACTCTTCGGCTTCTGCCTTCTCTTCCTTCTCCTTCTTGCCGGACTCTATAAGCTCTGTAAGCTCTGCTACCGAAGAGGTGGCGAGTTTCTCCTCGATTATGGTCCTAATAAGCTTGTTAAGTTTCTGTTCGTTGTTGCCTGCAACCCCGTAAAGGATGTAGTAGAGCCTTTTTGGAATGGAGAGTTTTACCGTTTTGTTCGCTCTTTTTCCCGCTTTCCTTCCCCTGGCCATCTTTATCCTCCGATAAATAATAGTCTTGTTTTGGATTTTACCAAAAATTTTGAATTCTTAGTGGCTTTTATTCAAGTTTTGAGGATTCTCCTCCCGAGAATGTCGTGGAGGTGGACTATGCCCGTTACCCTGCCCTCGCCGTCTACAACCGGCAGGACCGTTATCTTGTGAAGCTCCATCAGCCTTAAGGCCTCCTCACCGAAGGCGTCTTCCCTTATTGTTTTCGGGTTTTCGGTCATTATCTCCTTTATTGGAGTGTTGAGGTCTGCTCCCCTTTCGAGGGCGCGGCGCAGGTCGCCGTCTGTGAATATTCCGAGCAGCCTCTCACCGTCTTTAACCAGCGTTGCCCCGAGCTTCTTGGCCGACATCTCTATTATCGCCTCTTTGAGGGTTGCCTCGGGGGGAACTTGGGGCACCTCGCCTCCCTTGTGCATGAGCTCTTTTACCCGGGCCAGCCTTACGCCCAGCTTACCGCCCGGGTGGAGCCTTGCAAAGTCTTCGCTTGTAAAGCCTTTAACCTTTACCAGGGCGGCCGCAAGGGCGTCGCCCAGGGCAAGGGTTGCGGTTGTTGAGGAGGTGGGGGCAAGGTTCAGGGGGCACGCCTCCTTCTCTACCCCGAGGTTTATGGTAACGTCTGCCACCTTGGCCAGCGTAGACTCGGGGTTGCTTGTTATCGCTATTACAGGTATGCCGAAGCTCTTTATAAGCGGGATGATGGAGAGGAGCTCGGCAGTTTCCCCGCTGTTTGAAACGGCTATTACCGTGTCTTCTCCCTTTAGCATCCCCAGGTCGCCGTGGGCGGCGTCTGTCGGGTGGAGGAAGAAGGCGGGAGTTCCAGTACTTGCAAGCGTTGCCGCTATCTTCTTACACACCAGACCCGACTTCCCAACTCCCGTAAGGACCACCCTCCCCCTGGTTGAGGCAAGGAGCTCAACGGCCTTAACGAACTCGCCGTTAAGCCGCTCTGCCAGCCGACCGAGGGTTTCTGCCTCCTCCCTCAGTACTCGCTTGCCTTCTTTTAATATCTCCTCCTTTTCCATTTAACCTCCTTAACACCTTCTCCCTGTAGCGTTCGGCGTTGAAGGGCTGCCTCAACCACGACTTGGGGAACGTCCTTATCCACCTTTCCAAGTTGGCTATCCTCTTTTTGTTCGTGGGGTGGTCCATGAAGAGCTCCGTCACCCCCGACGGTTTGAACTTCATTAAGGAGTCGAGTATCTGAATGGTCTCCACCGAGGCTACCGGGTTCCAGCCGGCCTTTCCGGTAAAGTAGGCCCCCATTGCGTCGGCTTCAAACTCCTCCTTTCGGGAGTAGCCGGCGATAACTATCTGGTAGAGGACCTTCAAAACCTCTTCCTCTATGGGGCTGAGGTTCTTGCCTCCCAGGGTGAGGCTCAGCAGCAGGTTTATCCCGTAGATGAGCTGGAGCCTCCTTATTGCGTGTCTTCCCACTATGTGGCCCGTTTCGTGGCCTAAAACGAAGGCAAGGTCTGCTTCGTCCTTCAGGTGTTTCAGTAGCCCGGTGTAGATGTATACCCACCCTCCAGGCAGGGAGAAGGCGTTGAGCTCCGGGCTTTCGATTACTTTGTAGTGGAACTCTATGTCGTGTCTGCCGCATACTGCGGCTATCCTCTGGCCCACCCAGTTTACGTAGCCGTTTATTACCGGGTCTTTACACATCTTTGAGCGCCGCTCAATCTGGAGGGCCGCGGCCCTGCCGATGGCCACCTCTTGTGAGGTGGGGATGAGTATGAGCGAGCGCTCCCCGAACGGCGACGTTTGAACCACTCCGCAGGCAAAGAGAAACAGCGTTAGTGTTAACCCTACCGCCGCTGCATATATTCTCTTCATAGTGGTTGAATTGTATCAGCATTCGGGGGACTATGGAGCAGCGTCTTGGGTTCGACCTGAAGCTCTCTCAGCAGCTTCGACTCTCTACGGCTCAGGTTCTCGGCCTTGAGGTTCTTCAGCTTCCGATTCTTCAGCTTGAAGAGCTTCTCCGCCAAGAGCTTGAGTCCAACCCTCTCATAGAGCTGGAAGAGCCGGAAAGTTCCCCTTCTCCTGAGGAGGATACCCAACCGGACGACTTCTCGTTTGTAATAGAGGGAGGAAACCTCTTTGTTCCCGAAGAGAGAGAGGAGCTTCCGCTCCCTGCCAAAACCTCCCTTCAGGAGATTCTGAAGGAGCAGGCCCGCCTGGAGTTCTCCGACGGAGAGCTTCCGGTGGCCCTCTACATAATCGAAAACCTTGACTCCGGGGGCTACTTTACAGAGCCCGCCTCTGCTGTTGCGGAGAAGTTCGGCGTTTCGGAGGAGCTCGTTGAGCGGGTGAGGCGCCTAATCACCCGTTTTACTCCCGCAGGCTGCGGCTCCAGAGACCTTAAAGAGGCGGTGAAGGCTCAGCTCGAAGAGCTGGGAGCCTCCGGTAAGTTCCTGAAGGCTGTTGATTACCTTGAGCTCCTTCCCCAGGAGGAGCTCTTCCTAAAGAAGAGCGGCCTGAAAAGGAGTGAGCTTAAAGAGTTCAAAGAGCTCCTTA is a window of Thermovibrio ammonificans HB-1 DNA encoding:
- a CDS encoding ArsR/SmtB family transcription factor, which gives rise to MPDSCGKKYKKYGQVAKLFEVLSNPIRIGIIVSLAEGPKRPKEIREELGVPQPLLSQHATILREMGIIEKTDKFNVKSPCRLKDKKVLEILKAAGVALPDFQQTQGDKGEDN
- the ilvB gene encoding biosynthetic-type acetolactate synthase large subunit, whose protein sequence is MKLSGAEILLRALELEGVEKIFGYPGGAVLDIYDRLPFSPIKHYLTRHEQGAAHAADGYARVTGKVGVCFATSGPGATNLVTGLATAQIDSVPVVAFTGNVPTYMIGNDAFQEVDTVGITRPITKHNFLVKDVKELADTVKKAFYIARTGRPGVVLVDLPKDVTRELADFFEEEYKSPVQIRSYKPVLKGHPGQIKRAAKAIASAERPVLYIGGGTVSSGAADLVVKLAEVANIPMVATLMGLTAVPGDHPFFLGMLGMHGTYAANMAVQECDLLIAVGARFDDRVTGKLSEFAPNAKVIHIDIDSAEIGKNRAVDIPIVGDAKLVLEELLPEVEKQVAKNREFYGVREKWIVKVRSWAERYPLWYEPSDRVIKPQFVIEKIWEVTKGEAIITTDVGQHQMWTAQFYKFRFPRQLVTSGGLGTMGFGLPAAVGAKVGRPDKTVFCISGDGSFQMNMQEVVTAVHYNIPIKVAIINNSFLGMVRQWQGIFYDRNYSQVHLDVQPDFVRLVEAMGAVGLRAERPQEVEEVLKEAMAINDRPVVIDFIVDREEDVFPMVPPGGALHEMILPDYGKKKAKKAV
- the cysE gene encoding serine O-acetyltransferase; protein product: MFKRLREDIKTVFERDPAARSVLEVLLCYPGLHAIWLHRVAHWLWCRDLKLLARLVSHFSRWLTGIEIHPGAKIGRRFFIDHGMGVVIGETTEIGDDVTLYHQVTLGGTSTKKGKRHPTVGNNVVIGAGAKVLGPVKIGDNCKIGANSVVVKDVPPNSTVVGIPGKVVKREGIKPTKVDLEHGKLPDPVMETLKEMLNLIHDLELEVKTLKKEMKK
- the ilvC gene encoding ketol-acid reductoisomerase, with the protein product MAKIYYDEDASLEYLNGKTVAILGYGSQGHAHALNLRDSGVNVVIGLRPGKSAEKAKKDGFEVLTPEEAAKRADVIMFLLPDPVQKKVYEEAVKPNLEPGKALAFAHGFNIHFNQIVPPEDVDVFMVAPKGPGHLVRWTYLEGAGVPALVAVHQDATGKAKEIALAYAKGIGATRAGVIETTFKEETETDLFGEQAVLCGGASALVKAGFETLVEAGYQPEVAYFECLHELKLIVDLMYQHGLAGMRYSISDTAEYGDYTRGPRVIDEHVKENMKKILKEIQTGEFAREFVLEAQANYPVLNAYRKIEAEHPIEKVGKKLREMMPFLKQQKKELK
- a CDS encoding anthranilate synthase component I family protein, with product MRVFDLPFADPFKVFLWLKERGYPVRLFLDSAQVNPKTGRYSFICLECEEELRLAGDPAAFEKLNRLFFALKERYSAGDLPFGLFGYVTYDANRFIEELPTPFVNDIGMPELHFILPKQLLIFDNVKRKLYGVSLEGPLPELKELPDYCGSYSSRLLGFNMDREYFYWAVNRIKEFIAAGDTFQVNFSQRIDLLFEGDPVALYSRLRSINPSPFAFYFELGGFTAVSCSPERLLKLEGRLAQTRPIAGTRRRGRTEEEDRALERELFLSEKERAEHVMLVDLERNDLGRVCRYGTVEVDELMVPERYSHVTHIVSNVRGILREDVSPIEALVALFPGGTITGAPKIRTMEIIAQLEPTWRNLYTGSVGYLGFNGEADFNIVIRTLILKGNRAYLQVGAGIVADSRPEREYRETLHKGRALLESLGVEL
- a CDS encoding SPOR domain-containing protein, which translates into the protein MRRLIPFLLFLLFAAGALGAQLKLPPPGSRVYTVQVGSFLKKEEALWVFEKVKDLPGARIVLRGGRYKVRVGFFSSYKKALEFCRSAHIPQRVDSYYVTLVRFYPKGIVELAGEPPKKEVKTVNATELRPSVKLVTFIPLNEKASKGSEAKPKTSETSKPPQVNGTARVETPEPSAPKSLPSGKTPEREGSFHLPARKLLYGFGALLALGVAVLFLRRRSLRSSTPQAVVAKLLADGKFEELIEFALPYLEENPKDTFVKKALAESYEKLGRFLEAAAVYEEISKDLEEKGLNILAEGFRKRAEELYAAEFKKGG
- a CDS encoding M48 family metallopeptidase; translated protein: MKRIYAAAVGLTLTLFLFACGVVQTSPFGERSLILIPTSQEVAIGRAAALQIERRSKMCKDPVINGYVNWVGQRIAAVCGRHDIEFHYKVIESPELNAFSLPGGWVYIYTGLLKHLKDEADLAFVLGHETGHIVGRHAIRRLQLIYGINLLLSLTLGGKNLSPIEEEVLKVLYQIVIAGYSRKEEFEADAMGAYFTGKAGWNPVASVETIQILDSLMKFKPSGVTELFMDHPTNKKRIANLERWIRTFPKSWLRQPFNAERYREKVLRRLNGKGGDIKRRQASTEGGGRNPRSAGRAA
- a CDS encoding KpsF/GutQ family sugar-phosphate isomerase, whose translation is MEKEEILKEGKRVLREEAETLGRLAERLNGEFVKAVELLASTRGRVVLTGVGKSGLVCKKIAATLASTGTPAFFLHPTDAAHGDLGMLKGEDTVIAVSNSGETAELLSIIPLIKSFGIPVIAITSNPESTLAKVADVTINLGVEKEACPLNLAPTSSTTATLALGDALAAALVKVKGFTSEDFARLHPGGKLGVRLARVKELMHKGGEVPQVPPEATLKEAIIEMSAKKLGATLVKDGERLLGIFTDGDLRRALERGADLNTPIKEIMTENPKTIREDAFGEEALRLMELHKITVLPVVDGEGRVTGIVHLHDILGRRILKT
- the ilvN gene encoding acetolactate synthase small subunit; its protein translation is MDRKEERKHVISVLVENQPGALARIIELFSSRGYNIESLNVGQTEDPTISRITMVAKGDEHTIEQIVKQLRRIIDVFKVRDLTDKKKLDRELLIVRVNAEKSEKKEEIKRLVEIFGAQIVDVSHDTYTVELTGDEDQVDAFLQLIKPLGIREMARTGRVAMVRALQGDTFGD
- the rpoN gene encoding RNA polymerase factor sigma-54, with the translated sequence MEQRLGFDLKLSQQLRLSTAQVLGLEVLQLPILQLEELLRQELESNPLIELEEPESSPSPEEDTQPDDFSFVIEGGNLFVPEEREELPLPAKTSLQEILKEQARLEFSDGELPVALYIIENLDSGGYFTEPASAVAEKFGVSEELVERVRRLITRFTPAGCGSRDLKEAVKAQLEELGASGKFLKAVDYLELLPQEELFLKKSGLKRSELKEFKELLKRVDPSPGAELDAAVKVEPDVKVWLEEGSVKVWVPEVRLSSFRINPAYLRLADEQEVKKFVREKYQRALYLKKALEQRRKTLAEIARCVFNRQRRFLEDGKSLRPLSYSEVAAAVRIHESTVSRAVKDKFVETPFGVFPFKLFFPKGVSGTSVDSVKEAIRRIIESEDKRKPLSDSKIARLLAEQGIKVARRTVAKYREEMGIPGAFKRKVREGA